From Motacilla alba alba isolate MOTALB_02 chromosome 20, Motacilla_alba_V1.0_pri, whole genome shotgun sequence, the proteins below share one genomic window:
- the CTCFL gene encoding transcriptional repressor CTCFL isoform X3, with translation MRSGFWWSLKKCFIFVKVGHQRNKKHQNIQQKDFNHVVTASRPEQHLKEPDELEDCQSISAFSEAGGKKSFNCLFCPFTSVKLSSLRRHLKTHSDEKRHVCHLCPKAFRTAALLHNHVNTHTGNKPHKCSECDTAFVTRGELSRHRRYKHTLEKPFKCTICEYSSVEASKMRRHVRSHTGERPYPCHLCSYASKDACKLKRHMLTHTGEKRYECYVCQARFTQSGTMKIHVLQKHGENVPKHQCPHCSTSLSRKSDLGVHLRNLHSYMEEAVKCRDCEAAFHERYAFLQHRKTHRSEKSFTCARCSCTCNQSNMCKHAENCGLVRAKTATPRKGSKSKNKIHENPKRAKPEVALKLLPDDSTVRNEHCAGEIIPVSDETETATPKEHRTEATH, from the exons ATGAGAAGTG gttTCTGGTGGTCTCTGAAGAAATGCTTCATATTTGTGAAAGTGGGACACCAAAGGAACAAGAAGCACCAAAATATACAGCAAAAAGACTTCAACCATGTAGTGACAGCTTCAAGACCTGAGCAACATTTAAAGGAGCCAGATGAATTAGAAGATTGCCAAAGTATCTCCGCTTTCTCCGAAGCAG gaggaaaaaaaagtttcaactGTTTATTCTGCCCATTCACCTCAGTCAAGTTATCCAGTCTTAGGCGTCATTTGAAAACCCATTCGGATGAGAAGCGTCACGTGTGTCACCTCTGCCCGAAGGCCTTCCgtacagcagctctgctgcacaacCATGTGAACACTCATACAG GGAACAAACCCCATAAATGCAGTGAGTGTGACACTGCCTTTGTGACCCGAGGGGAGCTCTCACGACACAGGAGGTACAAGCACACTTTGGAGAAGCCTTTCAAGTGCACAATATGTGAATACTCCAGTGTAGAA GCCAGCAAGATGAGACGCCACGTTCGCTCGCACACGGGAGAGCGGCCCTACCCCTGTCACCTGTGCAGCTATGCCAGCAAAGATGCCTGCAAACTGAAAAGGCACATGTTAACTCACACTG gtgaAAAACGCTACGAATGTTACGTTTGCCAAGCCAGATTCACTCAGAGTGGTACCATGAAAATCCATGTGTTACAGAAACATGGAGAAAATGTGCCAAAACACCAGTGTCCACATTGTAGTACTTCCCTTTCCCGAAAAAGTGATTTGG GTGTCCACCTGAGGAATCTGCATTCCTACATGGAAGAGGCAGTGAAGTGCAGGGACTGTGAGGCAGCTTTCCATGAGCGCTACGCCTTCCTTCAGCACAGGAAGACTCACAGGAGTGAGAAAAGCTTCACGTGTGCTCGGTGCAGCTGCACATGTAACCAG AGTAATATGTGTAAGCATGCTGAAAATTGTGGATTGGTGAGGGCAAAAACTGCTACACccagaaaaggaagcaaaagcaaaaataaaatccatgagAACCCGAAGCGTGCTAAGCCAGAAG ttgccCTGAAATTACTCCCAGATGACTCTACTGTGAGAAATGAACATTGTGCCGGTGAGATCATTCCTGTTTCAGATGAGACAGAAACAGCAACTCCGAAAGAGCACAGAACAGAAGCAACTCATTAA
- the CTCFL gene encoding transcriptional repressor CTCFL isoform X4 → MDKQPLQSSKIDRDNDAIAFENNIQQLSPSEEGEAKEFFSTVGETKSQSCKGGDDLSDLFNESKEQEYPTAPEQTVVRNLKNLKFEACAPQQEKGGKKSFNCLFCPFTSVKLSSLRRHLKTHSDEKRHVCHLCPKAFRTAALLHNHVNTHTGNKPHKCSECDTAFVTRGELSRHRRYKHTLEKPFKCTICEYSSVEASKMRRHVRSHTGERPYPCHLCSYASKDACKLKRHMLTHTGEKRYECYVCQARFTQSGTMKIHVLQKHGENVPKHQCPHCSTSLSRKSDLGVHLRNLHSYMEEAVKCRDCEAAFHERYAFLQHRKTHRSEKSFTCARCSCTCNQLP, encoded by the exons ATGGATAAACAGCCTCTGCAGTCATCCAAA attgaCAGAGATAATGATGCCattgcatttgaaaataacaTCCAGCAACTGAGCCCATCTGAAGAGGGGgaagcaaaggaatttttttccactgttggGGAAACAAAAAGTCAGAGCTGCAAAGGAGGTGATGATTTGTCAGACTTATTCAATGAAAGTAAAGAGCAGGAATATCCAACTGCACCAGAACAAACAGTTGTAAGAAATCTCAAGAATCTAAAATTTGAGGCTTGTGCTCCACAACAGGAGAAAG gaggaaaaaaaagtttcaactGTTTATTCTGCCCATTCACCTCAGTCAAGTTATCCAGTCTTAGGCGTCATTTGAAAACCCATTCGGATGAGAAGCGTCACGTGTGTCACCTCTGCCCGAAGGCCTTCCgtacagcagctctgctgcacaacCATGTGAACACTCATACAG GGAACAAACCCCATAAATGCAGTGAGTGTGACACTGCCTTTGTGACCCGAGGGGAGCTCTCACGACACAGGAGGTACAAGCACACTTTGGAGAAGCCTTTCAAGTGCACAATATGTGAATACTCCAGTGTAGAA GCCAGCAAGATGAGACGCCACGTTCGCTCGCACACGGGAGAGCGGCCCTACCCCTGTCACCTGTGCAGCTATGCCAGCAAAGATGCCTGCAAACTGAAAAGGCACATGTTAACTCACACTG gtgaAAAACGCTACGAATGTTACGTTTGCCAAGCCAGATTCACTCAGAGTGGTACCATGAAAATCCATGTGTTACAGAAACATGGAGAAAATGTGCCAAAACACCAGTGTCCACATTGTAGTACTTCCCTTTCCCGAAAAAGTGATTTGG GTGTCCACCTGAGGAATCTGCATTCCTACATGGAAGAGGCAGTGAAGTGCAGGGACTGTGAGGCAGCTTTCCATGAGCGCTACGCCTTCCTTCAGCACAGGAAGACTCACAGGAGTGAGAAAAGCTTCACGTGTGCTCGGTGCAGCTGCACATGTAACCAG ttgccCTGA
- the CTCFL gene encoding transcriptional repressor CTCFL isoform X1 has protein sequence MDKQPLQSSKIDRDNDAIAFENNIQQLSPSEEGEAKEFFSTVGETKSQSCKGGDDLSDLFNESKEQEYPTAPEQTVVRNLKNLKFEACAPQQEKGGKKSFNCLFCPFTSVKLSSLRRHLKTHSDEKRHVCHLCPKAFRTAALLHNHVNTHTGNKPHKCSECDTAFVTRGELSRHRRYKHTLEKPFKCTICEYSSVEASKMRRHVRSHTGERPYPCHLCSYASKDACKLKRHMLTHTGEKRYECYVCQARFTQSGTMKIHVLQKHGENVPKHQCPHCSTSLSRKSDLGVHLRNLHSYMEEAVKCRDCEAAFHERYAFLQHRKTHRSEKSFTCARCSCTCNQSNMCKHAENCGLVRAKTATPRKGSKSKNKIHENPKRAKPEVALKLLPDDSTVRNEHCAGEIIPVSDETETATPKEHRTEATH, from the exons ATGGATAAACAGCCTCTGCAGTCATCCAAA attgaCAGAGATAATGATGCCattgcatttgaaaataacaTCCAGCAACTGAGCCCATCTGAAGAGGGGgaagcaaaggaatttttttccactgttggGGAAACAAAAAGTCAGAGCTGCAAAGGAGGTGATGATTTGTCAGACTTATTCAATGAAAGTAAAGAGCAGGAATATCCAACTGCACCAGAACAAACAGTTGTAAGAAATCTCAAGAATCTAAAATTTGAGGCTTGTGCTCCACAACAGGAGAAAG gaggaaaaaaaagtttcaactGTTTATTCTGCCCATTCACCTCAGTCAAGTTATCCAGTCTTAGGCGTCATTTGAAAACCCATTCGGATGAGAAGCGTCACGTGTGTCACCTCTGCCCGAAGGCCTTCCgtacagcagctctgctgcacaacCATGTGAACACTCATACAG GGAACAAACCCCATAAATGCAGTGAGTGTGACACTGCCTTTGTGACCCGAGGGGAGCTCTCACGACACAGGAGGTACAAGCACACTTTGGAGAAGCCTTTCAAGTGCACAATATGTGAATACTCCAGTGTAGAA GCCAGCAAGATGAGACGCCACGTTCGCTCGCACACGGGAGAGCGGCCCTACCCCTGTCACCTGTGCAGCTATGCCAGCAAAGATGCCTGCAAACTGAAAAGGCACATGTTAACTCACACTG gtgaAAAACGCTACGAATGTTACGTTTGCCAAGCCAGATTCACTCAGAGTGGTACCATGAAAATCCATGTGTTACAGAAACATGGAGAAAATGTGCCAAAACACCAGTGTCCACATTGTAGTACTTCCCTTTCCCGAAAAAGTGATTTGG GTGTCCACCTGAGGAATCTGCATTCCTACATGGAAGAGGCAGTGAAGTGCAGGGACTGTGAGGCAGCTTTCCATGAGCGCTACGCCTTCCTTCAGCACAGGAAGACTCACAGGAGTGAGAAAAGCTTCACGTGTGCTCGGTGCAGCTGCACATGTAACCAG AGTAATATGTGTAAGCATGCTGAAAATTGTGGATTGGTGAGGGCAAAAACTGCTACACccagaaaaggaagcaaaagcaaaaataaaatccatgagAACCCGAAGCGTGCTAAGCCAGAAG ttgccCTGAAATTACTCCCAGATGACTCTACTGTGAGAAATGAACATTGTGCCGGTGAGATCATTCCTGTTTCAGATGAGACAGAAACAGCAACTCCGAAAGAGCACAGAACAGAAGCAACTCATTAA
- the CTCFL gene encoding transcriptional repressor CTCFL isoform X2, with the protein MEIDRDNDAIAFENNIQQLSPSEEGEAKEFFSTVGETKSQSCKGGDDLSDLFNESKEQEYPTAPEQTVVRNLKNLKFEACAPQQEKGGKKSFNCLFCPFTSVKLSSLRRHLKTHSDEKRHVCHLCPKAFRTAALLHNHVNTHTGNKPHKCSECDTAFVTRGELSRHRRYKHTLEKPFKCTICEYSSVEASKMRRHVRSHTGERPYPCHLCSYASKDACKLKRHMLTHTGEKRYECYVCQARFTQSGTMKIHVLQKHGENVPKHQCPHCSTSLSRKSDLGVHLRNLHSYMEEAVKCRDCEAAFHERYAFLQHRKTHRSEKSFTCARCSCTCNQSNMCKHAENCGLVRAKTATPRKGSKSKNKIHENPKRAKPEVALKLLPDDSTVRNEHCAGEIIPVSDETETATPKEHRTEATH; encoded by the exons ATGGAG attgaCAGAGATAATGATGCCattgcatttgaaaataacaTCCAGCAACTGAGCCCATCTGAAGAGGGGgaagcaaaggaatttttttccactgttggGGAAACAAAAAGTCAGAGCTGCAAAGGAGGTGATGATTTGTCAGACTTATTCAATGAAAGTAAAGAGCAGGAATATCCAACTGCACCAGAACAAACAGTTGTAAGAAATCTCAAGAATCTAAAATTTGAGGCTTGTGCTCCACAACAGGAGAAAG gaggaaaaaaaagtttcaactGTTTATTCTGCCCATTCACCTCAGTCAAGTTATCCAGTCTTAGGCGTCATTTGAAAACCCATTCGGATGAGAAGCGTCACGTGTGTCACCTCTGCCCGAAGGCCTTCCgtacagcagctctgctgcacaacCATGTGAACACTCATACAG GGAACAAACCCCATAAATGCAGTGAGTGTGACACTGCCTTTGTGACCCGAGGGGAGCTCTCACGACACAGGAGGTACAAGCACACTTTGGAGAAGCCTTTCAAGTGCACAATATGTGAATACTCCAGTGTAGAA GCCAGCAAGATGAGACGCCACGTTCGCTCGCACACGGGAGAGCGGCCCTACCCCTGTCACCTGTGCAGCTATGCCAGCAAAGATGCCTGCAAACTGAAAAGGCACATGTTAACTCACACTG gtgaAAAACGCTACGAATGTTACGTTTGCCAAGCCAGATTCACTCAGAGTGGTACCATGAAAATCCATGTGTTACAGAAACATGGAGAAAATGTGCCAAAACACCAGTGTCCACATTGTAGTACTTCCCTTTCCCGAAAAAGTGATTTGG GTGTCCACCTGAGGAATCTGCATTCCTACATGGAAGAGGCAGTGAAGTGCAGGGACTGTGAGGCAGCTTTCCATGAGCGCTACGCCTTCCTTCAGCACAGGAAGACTCACAGGAGTGAGAAAAGCTTCACGTGTGCTCGGTGCAGCTGCACATGTAACCAG AGTAATATGTGTAAGCATGCTGAAAATTGTGGATTGGTGAGGGCAAAAACTGCTACACccagaaaaggaagcaaaagcaaaaataaaatccatgagAACCCGAAGCGTGCTAAGCCAGAAG ttgccCTGAAATTACTCCCAGATGACTCTACTGTGAGAAATGAACATTGTGCCGGTGAGATCATTCCTGTTTCAGATGAGACAGAAACAGCAACTCCGAAAGAGCACAGAACAGAAGCAACTCATTAA